Proteins encoded together in one Telopea speciosissima isolate NSW1024214 ecotype Mountain lineage chromosome 6, Tspe_v1, whole genome shotgun sequence window:
- the LOC122666267 gene encoding stearoyl-[acyl-carrier-protein] 9-desaturase 6, chloroplastic-like isoform X2: MHYNFKLRRQSMLAKVAPPQSRPAPPGPSITHSMPPEKKEVFKSLSGWAEETILPMLKPVEQSWQPHDFLPNSSLSSDSFLEQVKELRERTSELPDEYLVVLVGDMITEEALPTYQSFVNRLDGVNDQTGASLDPWAVWNRGWTAEENRHGDLLNTYLYLSGRVNMPMIQRTIQYLIAGGMDTGTENNPYLGFVYTSFQERATAIAHGNTARLAKKHGDPVLARICGTIAADEKRHEKAYIKMVEKLLEMDPSDAILGIADMMRKKITMPAYLMYDGQDPRLFNHLGAVAQRIGVYTVSDYADILDFLVGRWKLEKLQGLNSAGREAQDFVCGLGPRVRKLNEIAQERSHKMKPQAFRFSWIFNKEVTI, translated from the exons ATGCATTATAATTTCAAACTCCGGCGACaatcaatgttggccaaagtggcGCCACCTCAATCGCGGCCAGCACCACCAGGTCCGTCCATTACGCACTCAATGCCaccagagaagaaagaggtgtTCAAGTCACTTAGTGGGTGGGCGGAGGAAACGATCCTTCCGATGCTAAAACCGGTGGAACAAAGTTGGCAGCCGCATGATTTCTTGCCCAACTCTTCCTTGTCGTCAGATTCATTCCTCGAGCAGGTGAAGGAGTTACGTGAACGGACGTCAGAATTACCGGACGAGTATTTGGTGGTGTTGGTGGGTGACATGATCACCGAAGAGGCTCTGCCCACGTACCAGTCTTTTGTGAACCGGCTTGACGGGGTTAATGACCAGACCGGAGCGAGCCTAGACCCTTGGGCTGTCTGGAACCGTGGTTGGACTGCAGAAGAGAACCGGCATGGCGATTTGCTCAACACATATTTGTACCTTTCCGGACGCGTCAATATGCCTATGATCCAACGTACTATCCAGTATCTTATTGCCGGCGGCATG GACACAGGAACAGAGAACAATCCGTACTTGGGATTTGTCTACACGTCCTTCCAAGAGCGGGCAACGGCCATAGCACATGGCAACACAGCCCGCTTGGCGAAGAAGCATGGAGATCCTGTGTTGGCACGTATCTGCGGTACGATCGCTGCAGACGAGAAGAGGCATGAGAAAGCGTACATAAAGATGGTAGAGAAACTACTAGAGATGGACCCCTCTGATGCTATTCTGGGGATCGCCGATATGATGCGCAAGAAGATCACAATGCCTGCCTACTTGATGTACGATGGTCAAGACCCGCGTCTGTTTAATCACTTAGGTGCCGTCGCACAGAGAATCGGTGTATATACAGTCTCGGACTATGCAGACATATTGGATTTCCTGGTCGGGCGGTGGAAGCTAGAGAAACTACAAGGCCTGAATAGCGCTGGACGGGAAGCCCAAGATTTCGTGTGTGGGTTGGGACCAAGGGTTCGAAAGTTAAACGAAATAGCTCAAGAGCGGTCCCACAAAATGAAGCCACAGGCCTTTCGTTTCAGTTGGATCTTCAACAAGGAAGTTACCATCTAG
- the LOC122666268 gene encoding non-specific lipid transfer protein GPI-anchored 31 has protein sequence MKPSKKNMASTIDTSSSLATMTNLLLLLVSSLAYNIQGTHAAGECGKTPVSSAAATLAPCVAAAKSTKVTVPPACCTKVAALLQASPKCLCAVFLSPLAKQVGINLAVAITVPKRCNIKNRPVGKKCGKYVVP, from the exons ATGAagccttcaaaaaaaaatatggccTCTACCATTGACACTTCTTCTTCCCTAGCTACCATGACCAATTTGCTTCTGCTGCTAGTTTCTTCACTTGCTTACAATATTCAAGGAACACATGCCGCCGGTGAGTGTGGGAAAACTCCGGTTAGCTCCGCAGCTGCTACCTTGGCCCCGTGTGTTGCAGCTGCCAAAAGTACAAAAGTTACGGTCCCTCCTGCTTGTTGCACTAAGGTTGCAGCATTGCTCCAGGCCTCCCCAAAGTGTTTGTGTGCTGTCTTCTTGTCTCCCTTGGCAAAGCAAGTTGGAATCAACCTTGCGGTTGCTATTACTGTTCCCAAACGTTGCAACATCAAGAACAGACCAGTAGGGAAGAAATGTGGAA AATATGTTGTTCCATGA
- the LOC122666267 gene encoding stearoyl-[acyl-carrier-protein] 9-desaturase 6, chloroplastic-like isoform X1, producing the protein MHYNFKLRRQSMLAKVAPPQSRPAPPGPSITHSMPPEKKEVFKSLSGWAEETILPMLKPVEQSWQPHDFLPNSSLSSDSFLEQVKELRERTSELPDEYLVVLVGDMITEEALPTYQSFVNRLDGVNDQTGASLDPWAVWNRGWTAEENRHGDLLNTYLYLSGRVNMPMIQRTIQYLIAGGMDTGTENNPYLGFVYTSFQERATAIAHGNTARLAKKHGDPVLARICGTIAADEKRHEKAYIKMVEKLLEMDPSDAILGIADMMRKKITMPAYLMYDGQDPRLFNHLGAVAQRIGVYTVSDYADILDFLVGRWKLEKLQGLNSAGREAQDFVCGLGPRVRKLNEIAQERSHKMKPQAFRFSWIFNKETSRSSILRFLVTALICLKMETTRLSFSISLM; encoded by the exons ATGCATTATAATTTCAAACTCCGGCGACaatcaatgttggccaaagtggcGCCACCTCAATCGCGGCCAGCACCACCAGGTCCGTCCATTACGCACTCAATGCCaccagagaagaaagaggtgtTCAAGTCACTTAGTGGGTGGGCGGAGGAAACGATCCTTCCGATGCTAAAACCGGTGGAACAAAGTTGGCAGCCGCATGATTTCTTGCCCAACTCTTCCTTGTCGTCAGATTCATTCCTCGAGCAGGTGAAGGAGTTACGTGAACGGACGTCAGAATTACCGGACGAGTATTTGGTGGTGTTGGTGGGTGACATGATCACCGAAGAGGCTCTGCCCACGTACCAGTCTTTTGTGAACCGGCTTGACGGGGTTAATGACCAGACCGGAGCGAGCCTAGACCCTTGGGCTGTCTGGAACCGTGGTTGGACTGCAGAAGAGAACCGGCATGGCGATTTGCTCAACACATATTTGTACCTTTCCGGACGCGTCAATATGCCTATGATCCAACGTACTATCCAGTATCTTATTGCCGGCGGCATG GACACAGGAACAGAGAACAATCCGTACTTGGGATTTGTCTACACGTCCTTCCAAGAGCGGGCAACGGCCATAGCACATGGCAACACAGCCCGCTTGGCGAAGAAGCATGGAGATCCTGTGTTGGCACGTATCTGCGGTACGATCGCTGCAGACGAGAAGAGGCATGAGAAAGCGTACATAAAGATGGTAGAGAAACTACTAGAGATGGACCCCTCTGATGCTATTCTGGGGATCGCCGATATGATGCGCAAGAAGATCACAATGCCTGCCTACTTGATGTACGATGGTCAAGACCCGCGTCTGTTTAATCACTTAGGTGCCGTCGCACAGAGAATCGGTGTATATACAGTCTCGGACTATGCAGACATATTGGATTTCCTGGTCGGGCGGTGGAAGCTAGAGAAACTACAAGGCCTGAATAGCGCTGGACGGGAAGCCCAAGATTTCGTGTGTGGGTTGGGACCAAGGGTTCGAAAGTTAAACGAAATAGCTCAAGAGCGGTCCCACAAAATGAAGCCACAGGCCTTTCGTTTCAGTTGGATCTTCAACAAGGAA acct CAAG